The window ACCCAATGGATTTGATGATCTGGATACAGGTCCGAAACGACACCCTTGCACCATAAGCTAGGAATACGCAACATTGTTGTTTGCATATTGATAGATGAAGGAAATGTTGATGAATGTTTTTGTTTAGTGagatggatggatattgattagttCTGTTGGCTGACGATTCTAGCAACATCAAGGCTCATCATCGCTCTAATCTTACAGGCAGAAGATTTACCCGATTATAGAAAATACCATATACATATGGCATTTAATTGTCTGGATATTTCTTTTCACAACATCCaatgaaaaaacaaaaagaaatgtaaTGAACAATTATCATCCTtttgattaaaagaaaataaaacataaCTGCTTCTCACGCATAACCAAACACCAATTTCATGCAAAATCATTACTTTTTACGCCGGAAGATGTTTTCAAACTTAAAAATGCATTTTTATCATTTCCAGAGAGATGCAAATCATGACATACAAAATAAACGAGGTAAGCAATTaagaaatacttcaaaatttgCCTCGTACAAAGAACAGCACAAAGCATCACACACAAAATCTTAGTTTATAATATCAGTCAACACCAAATTTCATCCAGACCGATCTTCCCCAGAACCCACTCCAATGTTTCAGTCACTTACATCACTCTCTTCACTCAAATCCAACCACCACTCCACTCGTCAACCACTAATGACAAACATAGGGTGCTTAGAAAGTGATGTTTCCTACTATTACATTTACCAAAATCAGGTAGTTCACAAAAGCATCGTGTCACACAAGGGTTTCCCAAAACAACAAACACCAAGCATTCTTTACATGCTCAACTAGAGAGGTTGCTGAAAAAAGCTCCCTTGTTCTTCTGCAAAGATGCCTGAGAAAGAACTTCGTTTACGTCACCATGCTGGTAATATTTGAACCAACCCACTGATGGATGGTCAAAGGGTAAGACAGATCTTCCATTTCCACACCAAGTACAGCCACCATCCTTTAAAACTGTTAGCTAACAGAGGAACCCATTCTTGTATGCAACTTGAAGACCCATTAGCTTAATTATTTCACCTGCTAGCTACTTTTTAGATCATGCTGCCCTTGACTAAGCTGGAGATGTAATTTCTTATGGGAACAATTTGATAATAGGATAGTTGAACAAGCATTTACCCAAAGAGGCTTTTTACTCTCTGTGAAATTTAGATAATCAGAAACTGAGAACAGGCTGAGGTCCAAAACCAAAATGTTGCCGCAATTCAAAAAATCTGCAACAATACATGTATCCTGCAGTTAAAACATTAGCAAGCAGATCAAAGAAATAGGTGGATATAATATAATGCAAGGAGTCAAACATGAAGTGTTTGAAACAACAATGATATAGGAAAAACACTTGCAATTGTTATCTTTCCAGAGTACAGAAACATGATTTTCCTGAAGGTATTTGGTTTTATTAAAAATCTGCAACAACAATGAACTAGTTTCATGAAATTTGGTTTTATTAAATTGAACTACAAACTTAATAATAGATACAAGATATTTGAACACCACAGTTGCATGAAGCTCCCACCAGTGTGGGTTATGAAGAGAGGGTTTCATTAGAAGTTTATGTAACATCTATTCCTTGCAAATAAAGTCAACCAAACAAAAGATACAAATAACTCATCACAAGATTCAACTTAAAGTTGCTAAAGAACAATAAATTGCTAGTAATCACAAGATGTGATAAACTACATGGATATTGTCGAAGAAAACTCTATATAACATATAGTTGTTACTTTAGGAGGAAGATTTTTCAAATTCATTGCCGAGAATATAGtagttaatttttaataatttgaagCTCCCTAATAGTATTTACAAACTCGTACAAATCATAAATGCATCTTATCAAACATGGTCATCTTCTTTTTCAGCATTGATAGCAGATGACAAATGACCTGGCCATGAAAGAAGATTATCAAAGGTAAAATGAACAGTAACAACAATTGCAatttaatgaatttaaaaaatgcCACAGTAACTGAAAAATAAGGGCTAAGGGGTCGTAAATGACCATGAACCTAAGGTAATAGTGAAGACTGATGAAAGacgataagaaagaaaagatggtGGTTAACATTGCAGCCTATGAAATATGGCGCAATATGTATGAAATATATAGCGAAAAATGCCTCAATGTTTCATACTAATgacatttatttttttcatttcccAATATATGACATGCAGATCAATCGTAGATAACTTTTAGTTAAATCTATTaggaattttataaaaaaaatcttactaTTCAACTAGAATATTCACGAACTCGAGCCTGCCTTCTGAACCCATACTTGTCTCTGCACATTATATAGGAAAAATAAGTGCAATCTTGCGAAAGGGTAAGTGGTCTAAAAATACTATTTTATCATATTTCACCTCGTGGAAACTGTAACTGGTGGATCCTCTCTTGGAACTTTTTCCCTCTAATAAACTCAAAGAGTTATCCACTTCCTTTAAACCACGTGCTGATCCATGGCGGCCAACACGCCTATGGGAAACTAAAAAAGTTATCAAATGCTCATCAGTCATGTAGTAGTAAAAAAAGCACAAAGACATTGAATCAATTTGCAATTGACAGATTCTCACCATTCTTGACTGCAGAAAGACTTCTTCTTCCTCTATGAATCTTCATGTCTTCACTTCTACTTGTATAAGGCACATCAGCTTTTCTCTCTCCATGAACTAATGACAGCTCATAGGCAGCATGTGAATTACTGCCATTCCTAACACAAGCACTCGGAACAAACATATCCACCTCTTCAACTTTATCAGCTGCCTGTTGAGAAACGTAGATGCTTCCTAAAGAATCTGTCAACATCTGGGGGGCATCAGTGGATGGAGTTCTATCACTAGGTTGAGCTATGTCTGAGCGCCGAAGAGCCCAAATACCACGATCATGTCTATCTTTTTTTCGGGCCTGTTTTTTGTGCTTTACATTGATTGATAAAGAACCATGTGCATTGTTTATAGCAACAACCTTAGTGTCTATGTATCTTTTATCGTCACCATCAGAAACAGATGCAATTGACGAACTACGTGATATATAGTCATTTTTTGAGCTTGCATTGGGAAGCAATGGTGAGTGATTGTCCTTCTCCACATTTGCTGCCTGTATTTGCAGCTCAAGATGGGATGCAGCTACACATGACTGATTCAGATGCCCTTCCTTTGAGAGAATGCTTCTAATGATTATTCCACTTGCCCGGTTGTGTTTCGATGTTGAAGTTGGTGAGTTTCTCGCAGATGACATCACAACCTGCTGTTGCACCACACCTCTAAATGGCTGGCCCAGGATATTCAAAGAAGTTACCATGGTGATAAAGAATAAAAGACAAAGGAATCATAAAATTCACTAAAGAAATCAGTTGCTTACATCAGAACCTTCTTtctccttccctttcaagagaatgATTCTGCTCTTTCCGGATTCAACAATTACAGAAGCTACAGAAGTTCCATTAAATCCAGTTACTGACAATTACAATTATTACTTTATGCAGTATCATAATGATATAGCATCAATTATCTCAGCTTAAAACCTTTAACCATAACGATATACATCAACCATTATCTCAAGTTTCAACTGCTGCTGCAACAGCATCTGGTCACGAATGGGCTTATTCTTAGGCAATTAGAAGTGAGTATGTTTTGTCTGTACGTAAGATTTGGAACTATTAGATGTTTTATTCAAAGGGTGGATGGATAGAGTCCATCACTTTGACTTCAACTAGTGAAACATCATTCTAATTGACTTTTCTTAAATCACTTATTCATCTAATTTTGGTTTACTACTACGGATTCAGAGTTTAAATGACAATGGCCAATATGCTAAATATATGGATTATTTAATTTTGTGATCACTGGGAAAAGTCATTTGCCACATTGCACCTATTATAATTAAATCTGATTTCATTTTAACTGCGCTGTCAAAGTTCTTTTGCTTATCACATAAGTATTTATGATGCTTTTTGGCCATCAGCAGTATGTGTACACCCATATAAGCATCTAAACATAAGCAATGTAAATATGCTGAGTTTCTGATCTATCAGATACACAAAAGTCCTAAAGGAACTGTTTCTCATCTggccattaaaaaaaatatctgtGTACAATAATTTGCTTCAAATAATATGAAACAATATAAAACAATTTCAGGATCAGATATGTAAACATAAGCAAGATTATGGAGATACACATACATGAACCACATATAGGTTCAGATATGAGCTGTTCTGTTTATTCAGGTAACTGAATTTCACCTGTGCCTGAGAGCAAACCTGCATAACTCAAATTTTGTTCTACAATAGGATATTCAATGGTATATATCAGATTTTTAAGAGATTTAAGGACTCATTAGAAACATGAACTTCACCTAAAGCACCTGACTAGCAACAAGGTTCAGGGAAGTTCATCGAGCCATTTTTACAAAACATTCTCACACAAATGTTGGAAAATTGCCACAACTACAATCAAACAACTAAATCAATACACAGACAATATGAGACTAAGAGCAACAATGTGCATTCTCAATTTCTGGCCATGAAGCATctaaattttgaaaattttaacaaCTAGAATTTAATCTGTTCATGAAAAACTCCGATCAGAACATATAAAAAACAGAAAATCCTGGAATTCCTGATGATGCTCTTATATATGAAGTAAATTAGCAGGGGAAAACTATAAAAATTATAAGCTAGCATAAAAGAGTTAAAATTCTATTTCCAAACTATCCATTATCCACATATCAATATCAGTCATAACATCATATAAACACCACTAGCAACAGAAAGAAATCACAGCAATCTGAGGTTGCAGTAAAGGATCTTTTCACGAATTTTCACGAAACTACCTCATAATATAGTGCCACAAATTTTTCCCGCAAAAGCAGCCCAGAACAGTGCAAACAAATCTTAACGGAAACGTCATCTTAAATGCAAACTAAATATTCAAGCACATCAGAATATCCACAAGAAAATAGAACAGGCAGCCCAAGTTCCTATTAGATGACATTTGAATTGACAGAATGTTTATGTAGTGACAATTGAACACAACACGACAACATACCAAAATCATCTTTCAAAGCTTCTTTTCCCATTGCAGAAGCAACAGGAGCAGATTTATCTACTGATGGCCGCTGCTCTTCTCTCATCGACATCAAAATGTAACTTGATTTGTCTTTGGTTTTCCCCCTTTTCATAGTTTCCCTTGACACATACTGCAGAGAGTAAAAAACAAAATCATCATCCATCTTAGTATGTAGATAATATTCAAAAATGGGGTTTATAATGATGTCTCAAGATGCCTAATTAATATAATGATCCACATTCAGATGTTCCAATGCATGCATTTGATTACACTGCTAGGTGGTAGTAGCACATTTTAATATCAGCAATTACTGTTAGGGTCCTTTGGCTGATGAAATATAATGTTTTTAGGCAGTTACAGTGCCTAACAaacatataaattatacaaaatcATTCTTATTTATTCTTGTAACAGACACTTCTACAGAGCTGCCGCAGGATTTTTCCCATGTCATTGTCCACTAACTTGGGACAAAAATATCATTAACTAGTTAAAACactagccatctcagcaccttgtaaATTTGCTAGTTGCATATGGGGGATACCCACCCGGATAGTACCTAGGAGGTGGAAATTGAGGGTTAAACCAACCACTTTGCTCTTGTGCAATGTTTACGAATAACAAATTCCCCTTTCCCTGCTTTTGGAACCATGTGCCATTGTGTCTTATGGCAACGAGTTGCAAAGATCTTTTTTGTAGTGAAGTTCCACATTTCATTGTGTTTTGCATGTGTATGCCCTTTGTCCAAAAAGTTATGAATGTGTGCGGGTGGCCAAGGCATTTTGACATGATTGTTCGATAAGGATGACTTTGTTTGTACCAGCATGCAATGAAGTACCACACAGATTAGCAAAAAGATGCTAACCCCACAATAGTATGGCATGGTATTATATAACACATGGTTGACTTTCAATCTACACAATCACACAGTAAGCAAAAATCCATATGAAACAAGATAATACACCTCCTCAAAAGCCAAATTATTATGTTCTTTATCATCCTTGAGTGGCTCAAGTTATACGTAATTTTACCAAAAATCATAGATGGAATCATTACAAGCAAATTCATCGAATTGGTTCATAAATAACCTTCAAGTCAGAATTTGATCTTAATTAGGAGCTACTGGCTACACTATCATTATCGATCTATCTTTATTAGGAGCCACTGGTTCCACGATCACTGGGGGTGCTTGAAAGGATCATGAACAGACAAGAAAGCCAGATTTTTATTTCTCATACTATCATTTAAAAGACTATGCAAGCAGAGATACTTATAAAAACTTATGCAGGGAGAGGTGGTTAAGAAAGGAAGAAAAGTAGAAACTACACACAGAAACATGCATCGACACAGCAGGAGACAGTAACTGTAGACATATCTGATAAAATAGGATACACTACAACATACTTGTCTTGACAAAAGTTGAATCCAGTTCAACACATCTTATGTGTAACTTGCAATAGATTACGACCAATGATCAACCCACATGCATAAAAGTGATTATACACACATGGACAACTAGGTTAtagcataaatatttcaaatttcagAACCAAGAGATTGTTAATGAAGTTAAATTGGTCCTTGATGTAATCTGATCTGTTGGTTGTTTTGATGAATCCAGAAGAGCAATCAGTGCATGTCGAACACACTCAGGAAGGTCCTGTTATATAAAAGATTTCACATAAATACACCATAAGAAGTTTTAAAGAATGCTAATTTACATTGTTATCTATCTTCACTCATCAAATCACCTAACCTCCATGAGCTACAAAATTCTGCAAAACATTGACACAAACTTCCTGAGTTTATATATCAACACAATATTGAAGTTGCTGCATTAGCCAAAGCACATGGAATGCTTGCAGCACTAAAGCATACAATGTAAAGGGCCAAAATCAGAGAAGATAGCCATGATTATCCAGTGAGCAATAAAGAATGAATATATGCATCAATGCGACAGTATTAGGTATGGTTGACCAATTGGCCTAAAGAGAAACTTGGAAAAAACATTACACGTACTCAACCATTTGGTGCAAGGAGAATATTGGAAATAACATTAAAATTCTCAACACTTAGGATTTTCATTGTAATTTGTGTATGGCAGGGGAAACAGCTTTTTACCACCATTTGGAGCACCAACTATGGATTAACAATTTAACATAGATTTCTTAAGCAGTCATTTTTCAAGCAAGAAATAGTGACAGCTAATATAGACTATCCCAATTCATCAGCACCATAGAGTTGCTTTCTATGTCCCACATATTAAGTTCCTTTACAAGAAACCCAAGTAACTTGTCCAGAAACCTCACTAGATCTTAAAAGAAAACATCTTTCATGTATCAAAAATGGCAAAAACATATCAATAATTTAGTCAACAGCTTTTAACTACTGCTTATTCAGGTAAATAAATGTAAACAAAGAGGCTTCCCTTCGTAATAGTGGCTGAGTGGCTCCACATATTTCTAGAAAGCTATTCTAAACAAAAATGCTGATTTACGGTTGCTTAGAGAGATAAAATATCTAGATTGCTTAAACGATAAACAGGGGATGCAACAAATATTATGCTTATCATATTCGTAATGAGAAGATTGACCGATAATATCAAGTTAGCTCATGCAAACAGAAGATtgggaaaataaaaaagaagtggCATGCACTTCACAAACTGATACAGCAGGAGCAGAATGACTTTTGAATAGCAGTTTGTATTCATtgccaatttatattttttaaaaattggcaaatacgaaaagaaaaaaaaatctccaaATTGAACAAGAATGAAAATATACAAACATCTTCAGGAAAAAAAAGCTTCAGATTCATGTCCAAGATCTTGCATCATCTCAAAACCAATTCAAAGAAATAATAATGATACAGTAAGCAAATACATAAAACTGAAATCACAACCTTACACTTCTCAGATCCTCTTTTAGAAGGGCTCAAGCTGCCAGTGGAAACCACTAAAGTTCTTCTGCTAACTTTACCACCACTGCATGGTCCCTGCAGCAGAAGGATATCTTAGCTTACACCCAAATGGCATAGTAAGAAATTAAGCACTGCATCTAAAAGCCCAGCAAAGCAAAACAAGCATCAAATGTTGTTGACATCAAATCCAAAGATATCTATTATGGATCAGGCAACCTAAAAATCCACACAAGTTTAAGTTTGatatataaactataaagtaGCTCAAAAAATGTAACTTCATAAGCAGACATGGCCAATTTCATCAGTTGTTGAAAGAAATTAGAACTTGTAGCCTGTGAAACCTTTTCTTATAGCACAAAAAGAGTTTATAACTTCAACAAAAACACATACACATCACTTATTACTTAATATCCATTAAGAGTCACTACCAGCAAAAGCTTCTGCTATATATAGCATCCCTAAACGAAGTATCAAAATATCATACCACAACCAACTTCAAAAATCAACAGATATTATACTGTAAGGAAGGGTCAGAAACAACCTTTTAATTCAAATATAAACAATAGAGAATCATAGATCTTGTCACAACCAATGTCTAAAACCATGTGGCTTGTTTCCAAGAAAAAGTAAGTCATAAAATGCTAACTCTTTCTATAAATGGGCGATGACATCTATCAAATGTACCACCGTTTGAGAGTATCATAATCTCCTCCATCATTATCACTGATGTACTCAACTACACTTGTCAGGTTTCTAAGAATTGTTCCTAGTAGACAGCATGCAGGAAGTGATGACATAGTAGTGGTTTCACCTTGTGCATGCCCTTAAAACCATCTAAGGTGCAGCCCTTCCAAGCACAACTTTGAATATAAAGGTAAATCTTGTTAAATAATTACAAGACCAATCATGTCATAAGAATTATACTATGTAACTAAAGTAAGGATTGGTTCACAATGAAGGAGTATCTCTTGGATCAGTTTGGCTATGTAACTACAATTTGTCTACAAACCACAGTATAAAGCAGAAAATTTACAGGTTAAATTTGATTTTTCCTCAACTTATAAAATCCAAACTCAAACCCCACTATCGGCATCTAGGTAAGTGTCAAGGGCAAAAGGTAACCAGTAACTAGTAACTAGTAAGCAGtaacaactgaaaaaaaaaaaggtaaacatTTTAATATAACATAAACAGCTGCTATTAAATGATCAGGATCATGATTATCAAAATGGGATAGGTTATCAACCCATTAAAGTCTTGGATCAATAATCAGGTTATTGGTTGAACCAGTGGATCAACTAGTCAGACcacaaatttaatatttttaataataaatataattatgcaTTATGTTAGAAATATTATATACATAGATAAtgttataaatttaatatttctaACAGAAATAAATAAGAGAACAACAGTGAAAGTGAATGGTATGGGTGACGATGATGACAAAAGAGTAGACATGTTAAGGGGACAAGAGAGTGATGAGTATCCATCATCCTTATAATTTAAAGATTTAGATATCCTTAAGGACATTTCAATCTCAAATAGTAGTTAGTGAACTGTACTGGTTGTTGATACTTgatagcaaggtatgcaatatcgtaccataccggtgtttcgaggttggttcgATATGGTACGATACcgtcgtatcgagcggtacaccaaggCGTACCGAGCgggtttatatattttcttctttactgtaatactgtagcactactacagtatagcactgtagcacgtttcGTCCGGTATCggacggtccacgtaccggtatgtcgtcagaccgatacgtaccgcccataccgggcggtaccattcggtactgcataccatgcttGATAGTTCATTCCTGGTTTTCTTGGTTCAACCAGCCGATACCATCCTCTGAGTTTTACAGCTCTGCTTAGAACTTCTTTCAACACAAATAAATTTGTCAAAAATCTTCCTGAAGTAATTACAATAGGTTATTCATAAGTGCCAAATATGTGTAGCTATACACAGGAAGATTAACTCGTTAAATTTTACACATACATGATACAACGACATTAACTCCATTAAATTGTTTAAATCAAAATAGCGAATTGTAAGTTTGTAACTAGGTTAAATTCTATCAGCAGAAACATTACAGAAATCAGAAAACAGCAACACCTTGTTTGCTTAACAAAACAAATTCACTGATTCTAAAATGGTCATCAAGTTACTAATTAGAGATGGGAGCATCCAGGAATTATTGCCGTGAACAAGAAAAGGGCAAAAGCAACAATGCTGCAATTATATTCCATTAAGTGTAGGTATAGATgtataagaaagaaaataagaaTCAAGCAAGCACCCAACCAACAAGCAAGCCTTTGGCACCCTGATGATGCCCCCATCCCTTAGGTGGCCTTTGGCCTTAAAACCCTAAAATGTGCAGGTGGATACTGCACATAATGGCAGGACAGGCCAAGTGTCAAGATAGGCATCTGTTACAAAATACATATATCAATAGTTCCTTTATAAGGTTGGATATAGGCAAACACCCATGTTAGATGATGTAAAGTTACAAAAAGAGAAATTGTAAGTCCACATGATTCACATTATACCTGAACACCACCTTTAGCTGCTCTTTTTCGTCGAACAAAATCCATTAGGGGTGTCACTATGAGTGATTCTTTTGTACCACCTATGGAAGAGGAAAATAAATTTGATAAGGCAAGAGATTATTTTCTCATTGAATGAGCTCATAATCTTACGAATTACTCTATTGAGCACCATCTAAGATGACATTAGTGCATCCAAGTATTAAAACTGACCAGCTCTTTCAGCTTCTTTCCTCTCTAGCTGAATCTCAGCACTAGGAAGATGTTCCACAGGCTTCGATAAGAGCCCAAGAAAATCCATATATTCAGGATCTAATTATTCATCAGAGAACTACTAATTACTAAAATGGAATGCCATAAATACGAGCGTAATATACCAGGTCATAGCATATAAAAAACAAGTACATAGAGGAAGATGTACCCTTAGATAGAGTCCCTTCACAAACATCTTTCTTTGACCATGGCTTTGGAACTCGTTGGGAGGGTGCATACTCTATGACAGCTTTGAAATGAGCACCTGGCATGACATTTTTCAAAAAAACCCATCATTCAAAACCATGACATAGATAACATAGAAAAGGTGATCACAAGTATTAAacaattaaatataatatatcgGAATAGTAAATAGCTAGCTTAGTGCTCAAGTCTGAACTTTATTTGAAAAAATGTGCAACCATGCGCACACAATTCACCTACAAACACAAAAGTTCCATATGGGTAAGAAGTAAGTTTTGTGTATCAGCGAAACGATAAGCAAGAAGTCATGCACACACAAAGAAACACACATGCGTACAAGCCTGGCCATGCCAAGGAAGGAGGTTGAACTCTTAAAGAAAACATGAAAATGGTTTTGATAAAAGAGATTATTTATTCTTATCTTTATAACTTCTAGTTTACAATATAATAATTATTCTAACACTGTGGCCAAGGTAGTAGGTACAAAAAACATAGAGAAGAAAACCCAAACTCAAAATATCAGTAAACAAGCAACTACACTGTGCTAACATCCAGCGATGGAGAAGATTCTTAAAAAGGAATTTTGAGATGCAAACAACCAATAGAAGACCTTAAAAACCAGCATCATCAATAGATCACACAGAACCCAATAACCAACCTATCATAGAAGAACGCATTATCATGAATATGTTTTCAATCTATCCTCTATGATGCCTAGACATGGGCCTATTATTAACTAAAAATAGTTAAttaatgaatatattgtgatcaaCTATGTTGCTCTAACTCGGGTACAAAGTGTTGTTGAGAGATATGGATTGATGTGTCCAACAAATTTTAAATCTGATACAAGATACAA of the Musa acuminata AAA Group cultivar baxijiao chromosome BXJ2-10, Cavendish_Baxijiao_AAA, whole genome shotgun sequence genome contains:
- the LOC135624620 gene encoding regulator of nonsense transcripts UPF3-like isoform X2; the protein is MKDSSDRTKVVVRRLPPSISQSVLMEQIDGRFAGRYDWVFFRPGKNSRKNQRHSRAYLNFERSEDVVEFAEFFDGHIFVNEKGAHFKAVIEYAPSQRVPKPWSKKDVCEGTLSKGGTKESLIVTPLMDFVRRKRAAKGGVQGPCSGGKVSRRTLVVSTGSLSPSKRGSEKCKYVSRETMKRGKTKDKSSYILMSMREEQRPSVDKSAPVASAMGKEALKDDFASVIVESGKSRIILLKGKEKEGSDPFRGVVQQQVVMSSARNSPTSTSKHNRASGIIIRSILSKEGHLNQSCVAASHLELQIQAANVEKDNHSPLLPNASSKNDYISRSSSIASVSDGDDKRYIDTKVVAINNAHGSLSINVKHKKQARKKDRHDRGIWALRRSDIAQPSDRTPSTDAPQMLTDSLGSIYVSQQAADKVEEVDMFVPSACVRNGSNSHAAYELSLVHGERKADVPYTSRSEDMKIHRGRRSLSAVKNVSHRRVGRHGSARGLKEVDNSLSLLEGKSSKRGSTSYSFHERQVWVQKAGSSS
- the LOC135624620 gene encoding regulator of nonsense transcripts UPF3-like isoform X1 yields the protein MKDSSDRTKVVVRRLPPSISQSVLMEQIDGRFAGRYDWVFFRPGKNSRKNQRHSRAYLNFERSEDVVEFAEFFDGHIFVNEKGAHFKAVIEYAPSQRVPKPWSKKDVCEGTLSKDPEYMDFLGLLSKPVEHLPSAEIQLERKEAERAGGTKESLIVTPLMDFVRRKRAAKGGVQGPCSGGKVSRRTLVVSTGSLSPSKRGSEKCKYVSRETMKRGKTKDKSSYILMSMREEQRPSVDKSAPVASAMGKEALKDDFASVIVESGKSRIILLKGKEKEGSDPFRGVVQQQVVMSSARNSPTSTSKHNRASGIIIRSILSKEGHLNQSCVAASHLELQIQAANVEKDNHSPLLPNASSKNDYISRSSSIASVSDGDDKRYIDTKVVAINNAHGSLSINVKHKKQARKKDRHDRGIWALRRSDIAQPSDRTPSTDAPQMLTDSLGSIYVSQQAADKVEEVDMFVPSACVRNGSNSHAAYELSLVHGERKADVPYTSRSEDMKIHRGRRSLSAVKNVSHRRVGRHGSARGLKEVDNSLSLLEGKSSKRGSTSYSFHERQVWVQKAGSSS